The following DNA comes from Kineococcus rhizosphaerae.
TGGAGGACAAGCTGCTGCTGAGCCTGAGCGACAAGGCCGACGCCGTCCTCGCCGGGCTCAGCGCCCGGCAGGTCCCCGACGCGATGGTCCCCGGCCGGGTGCTGCGCACGCGGACCGGCGGTCAGGAGGCGCAGGTCGCCACGCTCGCAGCGGACCCCTCGGGGCCGGCGCAGGTCGCCGCGCTGACGGCCCTGGGCGAGCGGCTGCGCGCCCGCGACGCCGGCCTGCCGCGGCACCGGCGCCCCTTCCGGCTCGACACGCTGCCGGCCCGGCTCGACTACGAGCAGGCGTGGGAGTTGACCGAACGGGGCCCGGACCGCCTCGTCGCGCTCGTCGGCGTCGGTGGCGACGACCTGAGCGGCCTGGGGCCGGACCTGCTCGCCGGAGCGGGGACCGCGGTCGTGGCCGGGCCCGCGCGCTCGGGGCGCAGCACCGTCCTGCTGACCATGGCCCGCTCCCTGCTCGACCAGGGCGCTCAGGTGGTGATCGCCGCGCCGCGGCCCTCCCCGCTGCGCGACCTCGCGGGCCGGCCCGGTGTGCGGGCCGTGCTCACCGGCGAGGACCTGACCGTCGCGCAGCTGGAACCGCTGCTGGGCCCGGAGGCCGGACCGGCCGTGCTCCTCGTCGACGACGCCGAGCTGCTGAGGAACTGCTCCGCCGACGCCTGGCTGGCCGCCTTCGTCGCCCGCGCCGGCCGCGACGGCAGCGGCGTGGTCCTCGCCGGCGACACCGCCGAGATCGCCTCGGGGTTCTCCAACTGGCAGGTCCCGTTGCGGCGCAACCGGTGCGGTGTCCTCATCGCGCCGGCCGACACCATGGCCGGCGACCTGCTCGGCGTCCGGCTGCCGCGCAGCGCGCTCGGCGCCCCCGCCCAGCCGGGCCGGGTCCTGCTGCACACCGGCGACGGCGAGCTGCGCACGGTGGCCGTGCCCCGCTCGGTAGCCTGACCCCGTGCCGGCCAGCCCTCCCCAGACGCCCGAGCCCGTGCCCGTGGCGGCCGGCGCCGAGGCGGCCGAGGCGGGGCGGGGCGGTTTCGCGGTCCACCTGGACAACTTCGAGGGCCCCTTCGACCTGCTGCTCGGGCTGATCACCAAGCACCAGCTCGACGTCACCGAGGTGGCCATCGCCCGCGTCACCGACGACTTCGTCGCCCACCTGCGGGCCGCCGCGACGAGCGAGGACGACTTCGACCTCGACGAGGCCAGCGAGTTCCTGCTCATCGCCGCGACGCTGCTCGACCTCAAGGCCGCCCGCCTGCTGCCCGCCGCCGAGGTCGAGGACCCCGAGGACCTCGCGCTGCTCGAGGCCCGCGACCTGCTCTTCGCCCGGCTGCTGCAGTACCGCGCCTACAAGCAGGTCGCGCAGATGCTCGCCGACCGCTTCGCCGAGGCCTCCCGCCGGGTCCCGCGCGCCGTCGCGATGGAACCCCACTTCGAGAAGCTGCTGCCCGACCTCGTCCTCACCGTCTCCCCCGAGCAGTTCGCGGCGGTCGCCGCCCGGGCGCTGACCCCGAAACCCGTGCCCGTCGTCGCCCTCGACCACCTGCACGCCAGTTCGGTCAGCATCCGCGAGGAAGCCGCGACGATGGTCGACCGGTTGCGGCGCAGGGGGACGGCGACCTTCGCCGAACTCGTCGAGGACGCCGGCGACGGCGAGCTGGGGACGCTGGTGATCGTGGCGCGCTTCCTGGCGGTCCTGGAGCTGTTCCGCGAGCGCCGGGTCCGGCTGGAGCAGAGCGAGGCCCTCGGTGAGCTGACGGTCCGCTGGGACGCCGACGCGCAGGCCAACCGGGACGGCCGCGCGGGCGCCGTGCCGGCCGGGCTGGACGAGTTCGAAGGATCGGGAGGGGCCTCGTGAGCGGGGAACTGCTGGACGTGACCGGGGGAGCGGACGAGGACGCGGGCCGCCGGGTCCGGGGGGCCATCGAGGCCGTCCTCATGGTCGCCGACGAACCGGTCGGGGTGCAGGCGCTGGCGCGGGCCACCGGTGAGCAGCCCGACGAGGTCGACCTGCTGCTGCGGGAGCTGGCGGGGGAGTACTCCGAGCAGGGCCGCGGGTTCGAGCTGCGCGAGGTCGGCGGCGGCTGGCGGATGTACTCGCGCGCCGAGCACTCCGACGTGGTGGAGGCGTTCCTGCTCGACGGCCAGACGGCGAAGCTGACGCAGGCGGCGCTGGAGACGCTGGCGATCGTGGCCTACCGGCAGCCGGTCAGCCGGGCTCGGGTGTCCGCCGTGCGCGGGGTCAGCGTCGACGGCGTGATGCGCACGCTCCTGACCCGCGGACTCGTCAGCGAGGCCGGGGTGGAGGCCTCCTCGGGCGCCACCCTCTACCGCACGACCGGGGAGTTCCTGCAGCGCATGGGCCTGGACAGCCTCGAGGACCTGCCGCCGCTGGCGCCGTTCCTGCCCGAGGACCTGTCCCCGGCCGACCTCGACCCGCCGGAGGTCCTGGCCGGGCCGGTACCGACCACGGCGGACGTGAGCGACAATGGAGGGTCCGAGCCGGTCGACGAACCGGTCCGGCGACCCCCAGGACCCCAGCAGCAGGAGGACGAGTCATGAGCCCGCAGGCACCCCGCGGAGGCGGCGGCCGAGGGCAGGGCCGCCCCCAGCGCCCCACCGGTGGTCAGGGGCGCAAGCCCGGCCAGAGCCCCGGCGGCGCCCGGCGCGGCAAGGCCCCCGGCGCGAAGGGGGCCGCACCGGCGCAGCGCCCGGCCCCGCGCCGGGGTGCGGCCAAGCGCATGACCGACCAGATCGCGCCCGCGCCCCAGCCGCCCCGCCGGGGCCCGGGGCAGGTCAAGCCGCGTCCGGGCGTCGACGTCCACGACCCCGAGGGCGTGCGCCTGCAGAAGGTCCTGGCCCAGGCCGGGGCCGGCTCGCGCCGCGCGTGCGAGGAGATGATCGCCGCCGGGCGCGTCACCGTCGACGGCGAGGTCGTCACCGAGCTCGGCGTGCGCATCGACCCGACCCGCCAGGTCGTCCACGTCGACGGCATGCGGTTCACCATCGACGACGAGCTCGTCTACATCCTCGTCAACAAGCCCAAGGGCGTCGTCTCGACGATGTACGACGAGGAGGGCCGCCTGAACCTCGCCGACATGGTCGGCCCCCGCGAGCAGCGGCTGTTCCACGTCGGCCGCCTCGACCTCGAGACCGAGGGCCTGATCCTGCTCACCAACGACGGCGCGCTGACCCACCGCCTGCAGCACCCGTCCTTCGGGGTGCAGAAGACCTACCTCGCCGAGGTCCGCGGGCCGGTCAAGCGCGAGCTCGGCCGCAACCTGCGGGCCGGGATCGAGCTCGAGGACGGGCCCGTCGCCGTCGACTCGTTCAAGCTCGTCGACTCCAAGCCCGGGTACGCCCTCGTCGAGGTCGTCCTGCACGAGGGCCGCAAGCACGTCGTGCGCCGCCTGCTGGAGGCCGAGGGCTACCCCGTCCTGAAGCTGGTGCGCGTGCAGATGGGGCCGATCGTCCTGGGCGACCTGAAGCCGGGCAAGAACCGGCGCCTGACGCGCGGCGAGGTCCAGCAGCTCATGGCGGTCGCGGGCCTGTGAACGACGGGACCACCGGGGTGGGTACCCTGCCCCGCGTGTCGGTGCGGGCGGTTCGTGGTGCGGTGCAGGTCGACGTCGACGAGCGCGAGGAGGTGCTGTCGCGGACGCGGGACCTGGTCTCGGAGGTCATCCGGGCCAACGACCTGAGCCTGGACGACTTCATCAGCGTCATCTTCACCTCCACCGCCGACCTGACCTCCGAGTTCCCGGCCGTGGCCGCGCGCGAGCTCGGCATGGGCGACGTGCCGCTGATGTGCGCCCGTGAGCTGGAGATCGACGGCTCGATGCCGCGGGTCATCCGGCTGATGGCGCACGTCGAGACCACCCGGGCGCGCAGCGACGTCAAGCACGTCTACCTCAACGGGGCGCAGGCCCTGCGCCGCGACATCGCGCAGTGACGACCCGGTGACCCTCGACGCGGCCACGCCGCCGCGCACCCACGGGACCGTCCGCGTCGTGGGGACGGGCCTGCTGGGCACGTCCGCGGCGCTGGCCCTGTCGATGCGCGGCGTCGACGTCGTGCTCACCGACCCGTCCCCGACGGCGGTCGCGCTCGCCCGCGACCTGGGGGCCGGCCGGTTCGCGGCCGACGGCGACGACCCCGCGCTCGTGCTGGTGGCCTGCCCGCCCGACGTCGTGGCCGACGTCGTCGCCGGGGAGCTGGAGAGGTTCCCGCGCGCCGTCGTCACCGACGTGGCCAGCGTCAAGGGCGGCCCCCTGGCCGCCCTGGCGGCCAGGGGCGCCGACCTGTCCCGGTACGTCGGCTCCCACCCCATGGCCGGGCGGGAGCGGTCCGGGGCCGTGGCCGCCCGCACCGACCTGTTCGCCGGCCGCCCGTGGGTCATCGCCGCGACCTCCGAGTCCGGACCCGCTGCCGTGCAGGCCGTCCGCGACCTCGCCACCGACTGCGGCGGGGTCCCCGTGACGATGGCGGCGCAGTCCCACGACGAAGCCGTGGCCCTGGTCTCGCACGCCCCGCAGGTCGCGGCCAGCCTCGTCGCGGCCCGGTTGCGCGACGCCTCCGAACCGGCCGTCGGCCTGGCCGGGCAGGGCCTGCGCGACGTCACGCGCATCGCCGGCAGCGACCCGGTGCTGTGGGCGCAGATCCTCGCCGCCAACGCCGCCCCCGTCGCCGACGTCCTGGAGGCCCTGCGCGGCGACCTCGACGAGGTCATCACCGCCCTGCGGGCGCTCGCGGACGACCCCGCCGCCCCGGGCGCGCGCGTCCGGCTGGCCCGGGCCATCGCCGACGGGGGGGCCGGCCGCGACCGCATCCCCGGCAAGCACGGCAGCGCCCCCACCCTCTACACGACCGTCGTCGTCGTCGTGCCGGACCGGCCCGGGGCGCTGGGGCGGCTGCTCACCGACGTCGGCGACGCCGGGGTGAACCTCGAGGACCTGCGCCTGGAGCACTCCGAGGGGCAGGCCGTGGCGCTGGCGAGCATCGACGTGCTGCCCGCGGCGGCGGACCCGCTGACCGAGGCCCTGCGCGCCCGCGGCTGGACCGTCCCGCGCTGACCCCGCTGATTCTCCCGCAGGGCCCCGCGTCGACTAACCTCGTCCGGTGTCCTCCACCCCCGCTGCACGTGGTCCCGTCGCGTCCCCGACCGCCGACCAGGAGGTGTCCGTCGTGACCACCGCCCTGGTCGTCGCCGTCGACGGACCCTCCGGCAGCGGCAAGTCCAGCGTCAGCCGCGCCGCCGCCCGCGCGCTCGGCGTCGCCTTCCTCGACACCGGTGCGATGTACCGGGCGCTGACGTGGGCGGCCCTGCGGGCCGGGGTCGACCTCGCCGACGCCGACGCCGTCGCCCGCCACGCGCGGACCGTGGCCCTCGTCATGGGCACCGACCCCGCCGCCCCGACGGTCGCGGCGGTCGTCGACGGGGTGGAGACCGACCTCACCGAGGCCGTCCGCAGCCCCGAGGTCACCGCGAACGTCAGCGCCCTGGCGGCCGTCCCGGCCGTGCGCTCCGACCTCGTGCTGCGCCAGCGCGCGCTCATCGAGTCCGCCTGCCTGGCCCCCGCGCCGGGGCGCGAACCGGGCGTGGTCGCCGAGGGGCGCGACATCACGACCGTCGTCGCCCCGCGGGCCGACGTGCGGATCCTGCTGACGGCCGACGAGTCCGTGCGGCTGGCCCGGCGCGCCCACCAGGACCTCGGGGCGGCCGACGCGGCCGCCCTGGAGGCCACCCGGCGGGGGATCGTCGAGCGCGACCGCGTCGACTCCCGCACGACGTCCTTCACCGCGGCCGCCGACGGCGTCGTGACCGTCGACTCCACCCACCTCGACTTCGACGGGACCGTCGCGGCGGTGCTCGAGGTCGTCGCGCAGGCCACCGGGACCTCGGCGACGGGGGCCCCGGCGTGAGGCTGCGCCCCAACCGGGCCCCGGCGCAGGGGTCGCTGCCCGGGGCCCCGTTCGCGTGGACGCGCGGGCTGGGCAAGCTCTTCGCCCACGGCGCCTGGAACTCCCGGGTGATCGGCGCCGAGAACGTCCCGGCGACCGGGCCGGTCCTGTTCGCGGCCAACCACGCCTCGATCATGGACGGACCGCTGCTGTTCGGCGTCACCCCGCGCCCCGCGCACTTCCTCGTCAAAAAGGAGATGTTCGAGGGGTCGCTGCCGAACCGCGTCGTGGGCTGGTCGTTGCTGCAGGCCGGTCAGATCCCGATCGACCGCAGCCGGGGCGATCGCGACGCGCTGCAGTCGATCCTGGCGGTCCTGGCCGCCGGGGGTGCGGCCGGGGTGTTCCCCGAGGGGACCCGGGGCCGTGGGGACGCCGCCAGCGTGCGGTCGGGGATCGCGTGGATCGCCCTGCAGTCCGGCGCCCCCGTCGTGCCCGTGGCCTGCCTCGGTGCGCACCGGCCCGGCGAACCCCAGCGGGCCGTCCCGCCGCTGCGCCGCAAGCTCACGTTCTGCTTCGGCGAACCGTTCACGGTCCGCAAGGAACCCGGCGTCCCCGGCCGGGTGGCGCTGGCGAACGCCGTGGAACAGGTCCGCGTGAAGCTCTCCGGTCACGTGCTGGAGTCCCTGCAGCGCACCGGGATCGAATTGCCCGATGACGAATCCGCCGCCGACGAGCTCGGGCTCGGCGAGATGGCGTCCGACGACGTGCCAGGAGGCACCCGGTGAGTCCCACCGACGAAACCCCAGAACCGACCGAGATCCGCGACGAGATCCCCGAGGGGACGCCCGGCGGGGTCCCCGACGAGAACGTCGAACAGGCCCTGCGCGTGGGCCTCGACGACTACGACCTGTCCGAGGAGGACGTCGCGCTCCTGGACGCCGACGGCGACCAGGACGAGGACGACACCCCGGCCGGGCCGCTGCCTGTGCTGGCCGTCGTCGGGCGCCCCAACGTCGGCAAGTCCACGCTGGTGAACCGCATCATCGGCCGCCGCGAGGCCGTCGTCGAGGACGTCCCCGGCGTCACCCGCGACCGCGTCGCCTACCCGGCGAACTGGGCCGGGCGCGAGTTCACCCTCGTCGACACCGGCGGGTGGGAGGCCAAGGCCGAGGGGCTGAACCTCGCCGTCGCCGACCAGGCCGAGCTCGCGATCGAGCTCGCCGACGCCGTGATGTTCGTCGTCGACGGGACCGTGGGGGCCACCGCGAGCGACGAGCAGGTCGTGCGCCTGCTGCGCCGTTCCGGCCGCCCCGTCGTGCTGATCGCGAACAAGGTCGACGGCCCCAAGCAGGAGGCCGACGCCACCGAGCTGTGGTCGCTGGGCCTGGGCGAGCCCTTCCCCGTCTCGGCCCTGCACGGCCGCGGGGTCGGCGACGCCCTCGACGCCGCCGTGAAGGTCCTGCCGGCCGTCTCGGCCGTCGGCGGCGGCTACACCCAGCAGGGCGGTCCCCGGCGGGTGGCGCTGCTGGGCCGACCCAACGTGGGCAAGAGCTCGATGCTCAACAAGCTCGCCGGCTCCGAGCGCGTCGTCGTGCACCCCACGGCCGGCACCACCCGCGACCCCGTCGACGAGCTCATCGAGCTCGGGGGCCGCACGTGGCGCTTCGTGGACACCGCCGGCATCCGCCGCCGCGTGCACCTGACCAAGGGCGCCGACTTCTACGCCTCCCTGCGCACCCAGACGGCGCTGGAGAAGGCCGAGGTCGCCGTCGTGCTCGTCGACGCCAGCGTCCCCATCGCCGAGCAGGACATCCGCGTCATCTCCACCGTCGTGGAGTCCGGCCGCGCCCTCGTCGTCGCCTACAACAAGTGGGACCTGACCGACGAGGAGCGTCGGCACTACCTCGAGCGCGAGATCGAGAAGGAGCTCGTCCAGATCCCCTGGGCCACCCGGGTGAACGTCTCGGCCCAGACCGGCCGGCACATGGAGAAGCTCGTGCCCGCGATCGACCAGGCGCTGGACTCCTGGGAGACCCGCATCCCCACCGGGCGCCTCAACGCCTTCCTGGGGCAGATCGTGGCCGCGCACCCGCACCCGGTGCGCGGCGGCAAGCAGCCGCGCATCCTGTTCGGCACCCAGGCGTCCACCCGGCCGCCGCGCTTCGTGATCTTCGCCAGCGGGTTCCTCGAGGCCGGCTACCGCCGGTTCATCGAGCGCCGGCTGCGCGAGGAGTTCGGTTTCGTCGGCACGCCGATCGAGCTGAGCGTCCGGGTGCGGGAGAAGCGCAAGCGATGAGGTAAGGTTCTACCCGGCTCGCAGGAACGGGGCCGGGTAGGACCAGTGGTTCCAGCAGTACAGCAGTTCCAGCAGTACAGATTCGGGCTGTGGCGCAGCTTGGTAGCGCACTTGACTGGGGGTCAAGGGGTCGCAGGTTCAAATCCTGTCAGCCCGACCGGATCGCAGCGGGTGTCCACCTCACGGTGGGCACCCGCTTCGTCGTTCCCGCCGCTCCCGCCGGGGCCCGGCCCTCGGCGGGAGCCGCGGCTCACCCGGCGGCGCCGGCTTCCGGCGGGCTCACCGGCCACAGCGCCGCGGCGGCCCGCGCGCACGCCGCGTCCTCCTCGGCGCTGCCCCCGCTGACCCCCACGCCGGCGACCACGCGCCCGTCGGGCGACCACAGGGGCAGGCCCCCGGCGAAGACGACGTAGCGGCCCGCGCCGCTGGCCGACAGCCCCGCCAGGGCGCCGCCGTCGGCGGACGCGGCCGCCAGGTCAGCGGTGGCGCAGCGGTGCGCCACGGCCGTCGCGGCCTTGCCGGTGGCCAGGTGCGGGCCGGCGATCTCGGCGCGGTCCATGCGCTCGAAGCAGACGAGGTGCCCGCCGGCGTCGACGACGGACACGAGCGCACCCAGTTCCCCCGCCCGCCGCCGCGCCGCGCCGACCATGGCCCGGGCCAGCTCCAGGTTCGGTCCGGTGACGCCGGTCGGCAGCTCCCGCTCACCCACGCGAGCGCTCCGTCGCGTCCGGGGTCCGCGCCGTCGCGTCGTCGACCTCGCCGGCGGCCAGGACGGCACCGGCCCGGGCCAGGACCTCCGGGCGGCGCCGTCCGATGACGGCGGCGACCGCCGCGGACATGACGACGGTGGCCAGCACGACGTAGGGGAAGGCGTTGTAGGGGGCCGCCGGGACCGGCCACAGGAGGCCGTAGACCGGGATGAGCATGACCAGGACGCCCAGGACCGGCAGCACGACGTGCGGCACCGTCCGGCGCCGGGCCCGCGCGGTCGTCGCGAAGAACCGCACGCACGCCACGTTGGTCAGGACGTAGACGGGGATGATGGCCAGCGTCAGGAGACTGCCCAGGTAGGCGTAGGTTTCGAAGGGCCCGACCGCCAGACCGACCACGAGCGTCACGGCCACGGCGAACACCGTGTTGGCGACGATCGCGGTGCTGGGGGTCCCGTGCCGCGGGTGCACGCGCGCCAGCCGCTCCGGCAGCATCCGCTCGCGGCCCATGGCGAAGACGATGCGGGTGATGCCGTTGTGGCTGTTCATGACGACCGCGAAGATGCTCGAGATCCCGGCCAGCCCGACGAGCAGTTCCAGCCACGGGGCGTACTGCCGGGCCAGGGTCGTGATGGGCGCGGTGTCGCTCGTCAGGGCGTCGACGCCGTCGGTCCCGAACCCGATCATCTCGGCGTAGGTCGTGAACAGGTAGATGACGCCCACGAGCAGGACCGCGCCGAAGATCCCGCGCGGCACGTTGCGCCGGGGCTCGCGCACCTCCTCGCCGAGGGTGGCCGCGGACTCGAACCCCACGAAGGACAGGACGCCGAACACCATGCCCAGGGCCAGCCCCGACAGGCCGTCGGGGGAGGACGAGGGCAGGAACGGGGCGGCGGTGATGCCCTGGGCGCCCCCCTTCAGCAGCACGACGACCGACAGCACGACGATGACGGCCACCTCGACGGAGAACAGCGTCAGCGCCGTCTTCAGGGACCCGGCGATGCCCCGCCAGGACAGCGCGAGCATCAGCGCCGCGAAGAACAGCGAGATGACCGGCCACGGCAGGCTCAGGCCGTACCCGTCGAGGACGTCGTGGGCGTAGACCCCGATGAGCGCCAGCTCGGCGGGCACCAGCAGCGCGTAGCTGAGGAACATGAGGATGCCCGTGACGAACCCCGTCCGCGGCCCGATGCCGCGCGAGACGTAGGTGTAGAAGGCCCCGGCGCTGGGCAGCTCCCGCGACATCGCGGCCACGCCGTTGGCCACGACGAGGGAGGCGATCAGCGAGGCGGCCATCACCAGGGGCATGGCGGCCCCGGCGAAGCCGGCGACCAGCTGCGGGTTGAA
Coding sequences within:
- a CDS encoding segregation and condensation protein A; amino-acid sequence: MPASPPQTPEPVPVAAGAEAAEAGRGGFAVHLDNFEGPFDLLLGLITKHQLDVTEVAIARVTDDFVAHLRAAATSEDDFDLDEASEFLLIAATLLDLKAARLLPAAEVEDPEDLALLEARDLLFARLLQYRAYKQVAQMLADRFAEASRRVPRAVAMEPHFEKLLPDLVLTVSPEQFAAVAARALTPKPVPVVALDHLHASSVSIREEAATMVDRLRRRGTATFAELVEDAGDGELGTLVIVARFLAVLELFRERRVRLEQSEALGELTVRWDADAQANRDGRAGAVPAGLDEFEGSGGAS
- the scpB gene encoding SMC-Scp complex subunit ScpB; amino-acid sequence: MSGELLDVTGGADEDAGRRVRGAIEAVLMVADEPVGVQALARATGEQPDEVDLLLRELAGEYSEQGRGFELREVGGGWRMYSRAEHSDVVEAFLLDGQTAKLTQAALETLAIVAYRQPVSRARVSAVRGVSVDGVMRTLLTRGLVSEAGVEASSGATLYRTTGEFLQRMGLDSLEDLPPLAPFLPEDLSPADLDPPEVLAGPVPTTADVSDNGGSEPVDEPVRRPPGPQQQEDES
- a CDS encoding pseudouridine synthase; protein product: MSPQAPRGGGGRGQGRPQRPTGGQGRKPGQSPGGARRGKAPGAKGAAPAQRPAPRRGAAKRMTDQIAPAPQPPRRGPGQVKPRPGVDVHDPEGVRLQKVLAQAGAGSRRACEEMIAAGRVTVDGEVVTELGVRIDPTRQVVHVDGMRFTIDDELVYILVNKPKGVVSTMYDEEGRLNLADMVGPREQRLFHVGRLDLETEGLILLTNDGALTHRLQHPSFGVQKTYLAEVRGPVKRELGRNLRAGIELEDGPVAVDSFKLVDSKPGYALVEVVLHEGRKHVVRRLLEAEGYPVLKLVRVQMGPIVLGDLKPGKNRRLTRGEVQQLMAVAGL
- the aroH gene encoding chorismate mutase, translating into MSVRAVRGAVQVDVDEREEVLSRTRDLVSEVIRANDLSLDDFISVIFTSTADLTSEFPAVAARELGMGDVPLMCARELEIDGSMPRVIRLMAHVETTRARSDVKHVYLNGAQALRRDIAQ
- a CDS encoding prephenate dehydrogenase is translated as MTLDAATPPRTHGTVRVVGTGLLGTSAALALSMRGVDVVLTDPSPTAVALARDLGAGRFAADGDDPALVLVACPPDVVADVVAGELERFPRAVVTDVASVKGGPLAALAARGADLSRYVGSHPMAGRERSGAVAARTDLFAGRPWVIAATSESGPAAVQAVRDLATDCGGVPVTMAAQSHDEAVALVSHAPQVAASLVAARLRDASEPAVGLAGQGLRDVTRIAGSDPVLWAQILAANAAPVADVLEALRGDLDEVITALRALADDPAAPGARVRLARAIADGGAGRDRIPGKHGSAPTLYTTVVVVVPDRPGALGRLLTDVGDAGVNLEDLRLEHSEGQAVALASIDVLPAAADPLTEALRARGWTVPR
- the cmk gene encoding (d)CMP kinase, yielding MSVVTTALVVAVDGPSGSGKSSVSRAAARALGVAFLDTGAMYRALTWAALRAGVDLADADAVARHARTVALVMGTDPAAPTVAAVVDGVETDLTEAVRSPEVTANVSALAAVPAVRSDLVLRQRALIESACLAPAPGREPGVVAEGRDITTVVAPRADVRILLTADESVRLARRAHQDLGAADAAALEATRRGIVERDRVDSRTTSFTAAADGVVTVDSTHLDFDGTVAAVLEVVAQATGTSATGAPA
- a CDS encoding lysophospholipid acyltransferase family protein is translated as MRLRPNRAPAQGSLPGAPFAWTRGLGKLFAHGAWNSRVIGAENVPATGPVLFAANHASIMDGPLLFGVTPRPAHFLVKKEMFEGSLPNRVVGWSLLQAGQIPIDRSRGDRDALQSILAVLAAGGAAGVFPEGTRGRGDAASVRSGIAWIALQSGAPVVPVACLGAHRPGEPQRAVPPLRRKLTFCFGEPFTVRKEPGVPGRVALANAVEQVRVKLSGHVLESLQRTGIELPDDESAADELGLGEMASDDVPGGTR
- the der gene encoding ribosome biogenesis GTPase Der gives rise to the protein MSPTDETPEPTEIRDEIPEGTPGGVPDENVEQALRVGLDDYDLSEEDVALLDADGDQDEDDTPAGPLPVLAVVGRPNVGKSTLVNRIIGRREAVVEDVPGVTRDRVAYPANWAGREFTLVDTGGWEAKAEGLNLAVADQAELAIELADAVMFVVDGTVGATASDEQVVRLLRRSGRPVVLIANKVDGPKQEADATELWSLGLGEPFPVSALHGRGVGDALDAAVKVLPAVSAVGGGYTQQGGPRRVALLGRPNVGKSSMLNKLAGSERVVVHPTAGTTRDPVDELIELGGRTWRFVDTAGIRRRVHLTKGADFYASLRTQTALEKAEVAVVLVDASVPIAEQDIRVISTVVESGRALVVAYNKWDLTDEERRHYLEREIEKELVQIPWATRVNVSAQTGRHMEKLVPAIDQALDSWETRIPTGRLNAFLGQIVAAHPHPVRGGKQPRILFGTQASTRPPRFVIFASGFLEAGYRRFIERRLREEFGFVGTPIELSVRVREKRKR
- a CDS encoding GlcG/HbpS family heme-binding protein, with the translated sequence MGERELPTGVTGPNLELARAMVGAARRRAGELGALVSVVDAGGHLVCFERMDRAEIAGPHLATGKAATAVAHRCATADLAAASADGGALAGLSASGAGRYVVFAGGLPLWSPDGRVVAGVGVSGGSAEEDAACARAAAALWPVSPPEAGAAG
- a CDS encoding APC family permease — protein: MSEPPPTARHEGSTAAAAAPGTSETRLRGGAVGLGGAVVMSAALMGPAVSVYFNPQLVAGFAGAAMPLVMAASLIASLVVANGVAAMSRELPSAGAFYTYVSRGIGPRTGFVTGILMFLSYALLVPAELALIGVYAHDVLDGYGLSLPWPVISLFFAALMLALSWRGIAGSLKTALTLFSVEVAVIVVLSVVVLLKGGAQGITAAPFLPSSSPDGLSGLALGMVFGVLSFVGFESAATLGEEVREPRRNVPRGIFGAVLLVGVIYLFTTYAEMIGFGTDGVDALTSDTAPITTLARQYAPWLELLVGLAGISSIFAVVMNSHNGITRIVFAMGRERMLPERLARVHPRHGTPSTAIVANTVFAVAVTLVVGLAVGPFETYAYLGSLLTLAIIPVYVLTNVACVRFFATTARARRRTVPHVVLPVLGVLVMLIPVYGLLWPVPAAPYNAFPYVVLATVVMSAAVAAVIGRRRPEVLARAGAVLAAGEVDDATARTPDATERSRG